The region CTCAGGCTGACGAACGTCCAGACCGTGGCCAGCAGCATCACTATCGCATGAAAGGGGACGACCGCGAGGCTGAAATTCCTCGGATCGTCGAGTGTCAAAGTGAGCACGACGCTCACCAGGAGCACCAGCGGGATCGCGATCTTCAGGGCGAGGCGCGCCGGCTTGGCCGGATGCCATTGAGCCAGGGCCCACAGCAGCGCCATGCTCAGGATTGGGTGACCGACGTAGCCGAGCCAGAGGTTGTTGCGCCCCCGCGAGCCGAGCAGCACGGCAAGAAGGTTCAACGATCCCTCGATTGCGCACCAGAGTACGATTGCCAGCCGCGCCTTCGTCAGGCTGCGTGCGCTTATCAACCCCGCGAGTACGGGGAACCAAGGGGCTCCTACGGCCGCGTACTGGAGCAGCGTCGGCTTCAGGCCTGCTCTCCGTTGAGGACGTTGCCGCCGCCGCAGTACGGCGGACAGGGCAGCGCGAAATCGAACAGTTCGCCCGCGGTCATGTCGTCGCCCGTCCCATCCACTCCGACGAGTAGGAGCTCGTGCTCACGGCGGTCGTTCCGCCCATAGTAAATCCTGATCCCTGCGCAGCGCGGCTGCGCGAGCAGTCGCTCGAATACGTCGCGCGGAAAAAGGGAGGCGAGCGGCGATCCATGTGGTGCAACCTCGCGGAAGCCCCTGGTGAGCACCGCGGCGGCTTCGAGCGAGACCTTGTGATTGCGTTCCGGAGGAAAAGCCATGTCGCGACTCCTGAGAAGTAGGAATCGCTCACATTCGGAAGAGATGACGCATGATGCAAGGGAACCTACTACTAGTAGTAGTCCCCGCTGGTTCAGGATCGTTCGGCCGTTTTGACCGCGCGTGGATCTATCCCCACCTCCCCGCACTTCGCGCGAAACATCCGGTCGTGCGCCACGGGCAGCCCGCTCTCCTGCTGCCACTGGTGCACCATCTCGTGCAACAGCGTGTGGATCACGTCCTCCCAGGCGTCGCGCCGGATGTGCCGCCGGCCGATCGCGATGACGGCGGGTCTGTCCGCGGCCGCAAGTGAATAGTGCCCGAGCTTGCGCTTCATCCTCCTCGAAACGCCGATCGCCATGGACTTGAGCATTCCACCGAAGAACTGGGCGTTCAGCTCGGCGTGCGCCTCCGTGAGCCGCGCGGCGTACGGCTCGTCGGCGGGATGGGTGGCTTCGCGCCGCGCACGCGCGCGGCGCCCGGGTAGCACCGCGGCATAGCTCAACAGCACGCGCTTCGCCTCGGACCTGCTGTCGCGCCGCTTCGCCCGCGCGAACCGCACGATGGCACCCACCACTTCGTCGCCGGCGGACGAGTAGCCGCGATGCACCCGCAGCCAGCCGTCGCCGAAGCTGACCATCGTGGTGCTGTTGTCGGTCAGCGCAACCCTGACGCCGGGATCGAGACCGAGCGCGTACAGCCGCGCCGGCAGGTCGTCGCCGCCCGCCGGCAGGTCGAGCCCGAGCTGAACCGCCGCGGTCACGCCGTCTTGGCCGGTACCGCGCGCGCGAAGGACTGGTGCGGCCCGCGCACGAACGTCCCCTGCTTCTGCGACCACACGAGCGTCGTCACCTCGGTCGCTTCCGGCAGCACGCTGATGAGATTGACCGACGACGGCCGGCCGCCACGCGAGCGGTTGGAGACCGTGCCGGCGGTCGATATCACCGTGCCCTTCCTGGTGTGCTCGATGTAGTGCACCGCTTCCTGGTGGTCGTGGCCGCACAGCACCACGTCCACGCCCATCTCGGCGAACGCGCCGAGTATGCGCTGCGTGTTCTTGAGCCCGTGCCGCTGGGACAGCTCGCCCTTCACCGGGTTGTGGTGCATCACGACCACGCGCGCGTCGTCCACCGGCGCGCGGTCGAACTTCTCCCGCAGCGTCGCGAGCTGCGGGCGCGTCACGTAGCCGATGATGGAGATGTCGCGCACGTTCAGCGTGAGCGTGCGGTACGTGACTCCATGCGACGTGTTCAGCCCGACGAGCGTGAGGCCGGGAATGCTCAACACCGGCTCGAGGTCGTGGCACACCCACCTCTTGTACGCGTCGAAGATCTTCGGATACGGGCCGAGCCCGAGCGGCGCGCGCCACCAGCGCACGTCGTGATTCCCGGGGACGATGATCGTCTGGCTGACCTTCTGCGCGTCGCGGAGAAACACCGCCGCGCGCTGGAACTCCCCGGCCCGCGCGCGCTGGCTGACGTCGCCCGAGACGGCGACGACGTCGAACTCCCCCTCCTGAATCATCGTCTCGATTGCTTCGATCTGCTCCGGGACGGCGGGCCGGCCGAAGTGGAGGTCCGAGATGTGGAAGATCGTCGTCACGCCTTCCTTGCTCATGCTACTGCGCACTCTCCATGAACAGGACGGCCACGGCTCCGGCATAAGCCTGGAGCGCGCCCTCCGCGGTGGGCGCGGCCGCCCCGGTGATCCGCCTGGCCCAGACGACGCGCTGCCTGCGCCCGTCCACCAGGATCGCCTGGCCGCTCGCGGTGAAGCCGGCCGCGCCGTGCGCGAGCGTCACGTCGAGCGGGAGCAGGAAGTAGCGCCGCCCTTCGGAGACGGCCAGGAGGGTGCGTAGCTCCCCGCCGAGCCGCTCGGGGAGGTCGGTGTCGGGCTCGAGCCGCATCCCGCGGAGCGCGCCGACCGACAGCTCGAACGGATCGGGCAGCAGCGCGGGGTTCCGGCGGTGCGCCTGGCGCAGGTCGGCCGGCCAGACCCAGGTCTCCGCGATCGCGCGCGTCGTGAACGCGCTGCGGAGCGTGTCGTTGAAGCTCTCGCGCAGCGCCGGCCACGCGAGATTAGCGAGCTGCGGCGGCATGGCGGCGGACGCCGTGGGCGCGATGCGCTGCAGCGGCAGGACGACCACGGCGTCGCCGCCGAGGCGGACGTTGGCCTGCTCTTCCGCGGTTGGCCCTTGCTGGGCCGTCGCGCACGCGAGCGAGGCTGTCAGCGAAAGGGCCGCAAGGATACGAGGTGCCATTTGCCTTGATAGGTTGTTTACCAACAGCCAATAGCCAACAGCTGCGTTCTTGCCCCAAAACTAGCCGCGGCTCAATTTGGCTGCAGCAGGTTTCGGGAGTTGTGACGGGGAATCCAAGTAAGGAGTGTGGCAGTTCGGAGGGGTGAGTAAGGAGTAACTCCCAACTGACTACTCCTCACTGCCACACTCCAAACTTGGATCCCCCGTCCACACTTCCGGAGCCGGCCCCACTCCCGAGCATGCGCAAACTCCCTTCCATTCTCTTGTGGACCGGCGTCGCCCTCGCCGGCGCGGTCGCCTTCGCCTGGCTCGCCCTCTCGCGGGGCGAGACGATCAGCGCCGCGTGGCTGCTGGTCGCGGCCGTGTCCACGTACCTGGTTGCGTACAGATTCTACAGCCGGTTCATAGCGGCCAAGGTCTTCGCGCTCGACCCCGCGCGTCCCACGCCGGCGCTGCGGCTCACCGACGGCTGCGACTACGTGCCGACGCACAAGTGGATCGTCTTCGGCCACCACTTCGCCACGATCGCGGGCCCGGGGCCGCTCGTCGGGCCGACGCTCGCCGCGCAGTTCGGCTTCCTCCCCGGCGCGCTCTGGATCATCGTCGGCGTGGCGGTCGCTGGCGCGGTACAGGACATGGTGATCCTCGCGGGGTCCATCCGGCGCGACGGCAAGTCGCTCGGGCAGATGGCGCGCGAAGAGATCGGACCCGTCGCGGGCGCCGCCGCGCTGCTGGCGGTGCTGGGGATCATGATCATCATCGTGGCCGTGCTCGGCCTCGTGGTCGTCAACGCATTGAAGGTCAGTCCCTGGGGCACCGCGACGGTCATCTTCACGATGCCGGTCGCGATGTTCGTCGGCGTGTACCTGCGGTTCATCCGGCCCGGACGGATCATCGAAGCCAGCATGATCGGGCTCGTACTGCTCGTGGTCGCGGTGTATGCCGGACAGTGGGTCGCGGACAGCGCGACGCTCGCGCCGATGTTCACCTGGAGCGGAAGGACGCTCGCCTGGTCGCTGATGGCGTACGGCTTCGCGGCCTCGGTTCTGCCGGTGTGGCTGCTGCTCGCCCCGCGCGACTACATCTCGGCGTTCGTGAAGATCGGCGTCGTGGTCGCGCTTGCGATCGGAGTGCTGATCCTGCTGCCCCCGCTGCGGATGCCTGCGCTCACGCAATTCACCGACGGCACGGGGCCGATCTTCGCCGGCAAGATCTTTCCCTTCGCGTTCGTCACCATCGCGTGCGGCGCGATCTCCGGCTTCCACTCGCTCGTCGCCTCGGGGACGACGCCGAAGATGATCCAGAACGAGGCCGACGCGCGCTTCATCGGCTTCGGCGCGATGCTCACCGAATCGCTCGTCGCGATTCTGGCGCTGATCGCCGCGTGCGTGCTCGAGCCGGGGATCTTCTTCGCGATCAACGCGCCGGCATCCGCCATCGGCGCGACCAGCGCGAGCGCGGCGCAGGCGATCTCGTCCTGGGGATTTACGGTCACACCGGACCAGATCGACGTCCTGACCCGCAACATCCAGGAGCAGACGGTGTTGTCGCGTACGGGCGGCGCGCCGAGCCTCGCGATCGGGATGGCGACGATCTTCTCCAACGTGCTCGGCGGCGCGTCCTCTATGGCCGTGTGGTACCACTTCGCGATCATGTTCGAGGCGCTGTTCGTTCTAACGGTGCTCGACTCTGCGACGCGAATCGGCCGGTTCATCGTGCAGGACATCGGCAAGAACGTCTGGGCGCCGCTCGGCCGCGCGTCATGGTACCCGGCGATCGTCATCAGCAGCGCGATCTTCGTGCTGATGTGGGGTCACTTCCTGTATCAGGGAGTCGTGGACCCGCTCGGCGGGATCAACTCGCTGTGGCCGCTGTTCGGGATCTCCAATCAGCTGCTCGCCGCGGTCGCGTTGTGCGTGGGGACGACGATCATCATCAAGATGGGCAAGGCGCGGTACGCCTGGGTCACGCTGGTCCCGCTGGCGTGGGTCGCGACGGTCACGCTTTCGGCGGGGTGGATCAAGATTTTCGCGGCCGAGCCACGGCTGGGCTTTTTGTCGCACGCGCGCTGGCTGTCGGAGCGGATCGCGACCGGCGAGCTGCCGGCGGGCGTCGCGACCGTGGCGGCCGCGCGGCACATGATATTCAACGATTATCTGAACGCGCTCGTAGCAGGGGCGTTCATGGTGGCGGTGGTGGTGGTTATCGTCGCGGCCGCGCATGAATGGTGGTTGGTTCTGTCAGGGCAGAAGGTCGCGGTGAGCACGGAGGTACCTTTTGACAAGGCCGCATGAGAACTACCCTGCGTCCTGCGTCCTGCGTCCTGCGTCCTGTCAGGCTTCCGGCTCACTTTGCGGCGCCCGTCAGGACCACCGGCTGAGGGATTGCTTGTGAGATGCAAGTGGTACCGCACCAACTGTCAGCTCACCAGAATCCTGCTAGGACGCAGCACGCAGGACGCAGGACGCAGCGCTTTTCCCTGATTTCCCATTTCCGATGACTGCCATGCTTCGATTCGCTTTCGCCTCGCTTCTCCTAGCCTCTCCGCTGTTCGCACAGGCGCCGATCGCCAGTCCCCCGCCGCTTCCCGCGCCCACGGCGACCCAGCCCTTCGATCTGACGATTGCGAACCTCATGCGCGGCCCCGAGCTGTACGGCCGGCCGCCGCAGCAGGTCGCCTGGTCGGCGGACAACCGGTGGATCTATTTCCGGTGGGTCGAGCCGGGCGCGGACTGGCGAGAGACGCCGAAGCCGTACCGCGTCCGCGCCGCGCCAGGCAGCAAGCCCGAGCGCGTCGCTGATGCGCAGATGGATACGGTCGGGCCGCTGCTGGCGACCGGGGTGCTGTCGGCGAGGAGGGACCGGCGAGTCGTCGAATACCAGGGCGACCTCTTCGTCATCGTGGAAGGGAGCGGGAGCGTGCGGCGGCTCACGGAAACGGTGGACCGCGAGAGCGATCCGCGGTTCAGCGCCGACGGCACTCGCATCTTCTTCGTGCGGGACAACAACGTGTTCTCGGTGGACGTCGGCGGTGGCTCGCTCCGGCAGCACACGGACTTGCGGTTCGGCGGCGCGGCGGATTCCGCGCGGCGCGCAGATTCCGTCCGCGTGACGCAGCGCGGGTTCCTCGAGGCGCAGCAGCTCGAGCTGTTCGAGGCAATCCGCGACCGCGCGCGCGCCGACAGCATCAGGCGCGTCGATTCGATCTCGCTTGCCACTCGCCGGCTCCAGCCGATCTTCCTCGGCAAGAACGAGCGGATCAGCTCGATGTCGGTCTCTCCCAGGGCGGACGCCATGGTCGTCGTGCTGACGGCGCAGCCCGAAGGCGCTCGGATCGCCGGCGTGCCGCAGTACGTCACCGAATCCGGCTACACCGACGAGCTGCGGCCGCGCACGAAGGTCGGCGACACGCAGGGGCGCTCGCGCATCGGCTTCGTCTCGCTGCCGTCGGGCCGCACCACCTGGCTCCGCGCGTTCGGCGGGGACACGGCGCTCGGCTTCACGCGCGCGATCGGATGGAACGAGAGCGGGACGCACGCCCTGCTCTTCTCCAAGAGCTTCGACAACAAGACGCGGACGATCCACACCGTGGACGCGTCGGGCAACATGCGCGCGGCCGACGTGCTGCGCGACACGGCGTGGGTGGCCGGCCCGTGCTTCGGCTGCGCCGGGTGGTACGACGAGGGGCGGCGCATCTGGTACGTGTCGGAGGCGGACGGGTACGCCCACCTGTACACGTCGCGCCCGGACGGCAGCGACAAGCGCCAGCTCACGAGCGGCCGGTGGGAGGTGCACGACGTGGAGCTCTCGCCCGACCGGAGGTGGTTCTACCTGCACACCAACGAGCCGTCGCCGTTCGAGCGCCATTTCTACCGGATGTCGGTTAACGGGGGGGCGCGCGGGCGGATCACGGGCTGGTCCGGCGGCCACGAGGTGACCGTGTCGCGCGACCAGCGCTGGCTGGCCGACGTGTATTCGCACGTGAATCAGCCGCCCGACCTGTACCTCCTGGAGAACAGGGCCGGCGCGCCAATGCACCGCTTGACGCTTTCGCCGTCGGAGGAATGGCGATCGTTCAACTGGATCAAGCCGGAGATCGTGATGATTCCGGCATCGGACGGTGTGCAGGTCCCCGCGCACATCTACCGGCCGTCCGACATCGGCGCGCAGCCCAACGGCGCGGCGGTGATCTTCGTGCACGGCGCCGGCTATCTGCAGAACGTCGGCAACTTCTGGTCGCAGTACCCGCGCGAATACATGTTCAACCAGCTGCTCGCGTCGAAGGGGTACGTCGTGCTCGATCTCGACTACCGCGCCTCGGCGGGACACGGGCGCGACTGGCGCACGGCGATCTACCGCTGGTTCGGCGGGCGCGATCTGCAGGACCAGGTGGATGCGTCGCGCTGGCTCGAGCGCGAGCACGGAATACCGGGTGAGCGCGTGGGGATCTACGGCGGCAGCTACGGCGGCTTCATCACCCTCATGGCGCTGTTCAACGAGGCGGACCGGTTCGGCGCGGGCGCCGCGCTCCGCAGCGTGACCGACTGGGCACACTACAACGAGGGCTACACGTCCAACATCCTGAACCGGCCGCAGGAGGATTCGGCCGCGTACCGCAGATCGTCGCCGATCTACTTCGCGCAGGGATTACAGGACCCGCTCGTGATCCTGCACGGCATGGTGGACACGAACGTGCACTTTCAGGACGTGGTGCGGCTGACGCAGCGGCTGATCGAGCTGGGTAAGACCGGTTGGGAGCTGGCCGTATATCCGGTGGAGGATCACGCGTTCGTGCGGCCGTCGTCGTGGACCGACGAGTATCGCCGGATCTACGAGATCTTCGAGGAGAACCTGCCGGTGCGGCGCGTTCCATGAGGACGTCGCTGAAAGCGTGGCTGACGCGAGCGGGCGAGCTCGTACGCACAGTCATCGGCGCGCCGAGCTACGAGAAGTATCTGGAGCACATGCAGCTCGCGCATCCGAACCAGACGCCGCTCGACCGCGAAGATTTTGTGTGCAGCAGATTGCATGCGCGCTACTCGAAGCCCGGTGCGCGCTGCTGTTAGAGGACGCCGACCGTCGGCCCGGCCCGGTTCGGTGGCGCTCCCGTGTGCACCGCCAGGAGAGCCAGCGTCGCAGCAATGGCGAGACTGGCGCCCATCGTGAACGCGGCGGCTGCGCCGAAGCGATCCCACACGAGCCCAAACAACACGGACGCGGGCAGAGCGCCGAGCCCGACCGCCAGATGGAACCAGCCGAACGCGGATCCGCGGTCGGCGGCAGGCACGAAGTCGGCGATGAGCGCCCGCTCGGCTCCCTCGGTCAGGCTGAAGAAGAGGCCGTAGGCACCGAACAGCACCCACACGTGCCATGCGTCCATTGCGACGGCGAACGCGAAATACACGGCGGCGTACAGCAGCCATCCCGCGATCAGCAGCGGCTTCCTCCCGAACCGGTCGGACAGACCCCCGCCGATCGTAGCAGTCGTGGACTTGACCACGTGCAGGTACGCCCACAACAGCGGGACCAGACTGATCGGAACGCCGAGGTCGGTCGCGCGCAGCAGGAGAAACGCGTCCGTTGAATTGCCCAGCGTGAACAACAGCACTGCGGCCAGGAACACCCAAAACTTTTTGTCGAACTTCCCGTGCAGTCGTGGCGCCGTCGCGACGACGAGGGGAGCCGGTGTGGCCGGCCGGCGCTCCCGCACGGCCACCACCACGAGAACGACCGCGATCACCGCCGGAATGCCGGCCAGCAGAAAGACGACGCGCAGGGACAGCCCCAGCTCACGCAACAGCAGGAAAGCGACGACCGGACCGACCACCGCACCAGAATGATCCAGCGCCCGCTGAAACCCGAAGGCGCGGCCTCTGATCGACGGATCCACCGACTCGGCGATCATCGCGTCACGCGGCGCCGTGCGAATCCCCTTGCCCACGCGGTCCGTCACCCGGAGCAGCAACACTTGCGACGCGCTCTGCGCCAATCCGATCAGTGGCCTGACGGCGGATGCGAGGACGTATCCGGCCACGACCAGCGGCTTGCGGCGCCGCATGCGGTCGGACCACCAGCCGCTGGCGAGCTTGAGCAGCGACGCCGCCGACTCGGCGGCTCCTTCGATAAAGCCGATGAACGACGCGCTGGCGCCGAGCGTCGTGCTGAGAAAAAGAGGCAGCAGCGGGTAGATCATCTCGCTCGACAGGTCAGTGAAGAAGCTCACCGCGCCGAGCGCGATTACGGTGCGGCCGAGCTTCGGCCTGGTCGCTATGTGACCCGCACCTCGGAGTTATCGCCCACCGTCACTTCACCGCGGAGGCCGTCGAGCACGGTCTCGTCGCCGATGAGCGAGTTGCACAGCTTCGATTTCCTGATCTTCGCGCCCGTGCCGACGATCGTGTGGCTCAGCTCCGACCCCTCGATCACGCTCCCCTTCCCGATGGACACGTTCGGGCCGACGGTGGAATCCTTGAGCGTGACGTCATCCTCGATGTAAACGGGATCCACGATCTTCACGCCCGCGTGAGCGGCGGGCTTGCGGGCGTAACCTTTCGTGAGCATCACGCGGTTGGTGTCGAGCAGCGTCTCGATCTTGCCCGCGTCGTACCACCCCGCCACGTCCACGACTTTGATTTTCGCGCCCTTGTCGATCATGTACTGGAATGCGTCGGTGAGATAGTACTCGCCCATGTTCATCGGCGACGCCAGCACGTGGTCGAGCCCTTCGAACAGCAGCTTCCAGTTCCTGACGTAGTACAGCCCGATGTTGGCGCGCCTGGAGATCGGCTCCTTCGGCTTCTCGACGATGCGCGTCATGTTGCCGTCGGCGTCGGTGACGACCACGCCGAAGCGCTGATAGTCCTCGACCTCCTTCACCCAGATGATCCCGTCGGCGTCGGTCTTATGCACCAGCGACAGGTCCGCGTCGAAGATCGTGTCCACGAAGATGATCAGCACCGGCTCGTCCACGTACTCGCGCGCGAGCGCGATCGCGCCGGCGGTCCCGTCCTGCACTTTCTGCTCGATGAACACCGAGGGGAAGTCGTAGGTGCGGGCGAACTCTTCGACCTTCTCCTTGAGGTGTCCGGTGATGTAGATGATCTGGTCGATGTCGCCGAGCCGCTTGAGCTCGTCGAGCACGTACGCCATGACCGGCTTGCCGGCGACCTTGAGCAGGGGCTTGGGCGTGACGTGCGTGTGCGGCCTCAGACGGGTGCCTTTTCCAGCCAATGGGATAATGACTTTCATATTTTGCAGTAGCCAATAGCCAATAGCCAACAGCCAATAGCGCTCTTAGTCGTCATGGTTGGCTCGTCCCTTCCCGCCCGTACCTGTCCTGCAATCGCACGACGTCGTCGAGGTGCGCGGTGGACGCTTCCAGCACGTCGCAATCAGTCACGGCTTCCATCTGGTGCACGGTGTGCGGCGTGATCCGGAACGACTCGCCGGCGCGCAGCCGTACGTCCTCGAGATCGTTTTCGGTCGGACCCGTCTGCACCCGGAAGATGATCTCGCCGGACAGCAGGTGGACGGTTTCGTCCTTGACGGTGTGGTATTGAATCGAGAGTGCATGCCCCGCCTTGATGTGCAAGATCTTGCCCACGTACCGGTCGGTGCTGGCCCAGATGGTCTCGTGTCCCCAGGGCTTGGGGACGACGCGGACGTCCACCCTGCCGGAGCGCGGGGCGGAGTCGCTGGTAGACGTTTGGTCGCGCTTTTGATCTTCGGTGGGGGCGGGCATCCAGTAATATCTCGCACTGCGTCGAAGAGCAGCAACCGCCGGGCACGGGTTCTCCTTTGAGGGCCGCATGATACTGGCGCCGCGCTACCTCCCGCGACTCGCGTCCACCATAGGTCTGTTCACCAACTATGGCCTGCGCGACTTCGCCAGGAACCAGGGACTTCTCAGCGTGCAGGGGGCGGAGCTCGCCACCGACGGCGGAGCTCGCCACCGACGGCGAAGCTCCCCCGGACGAAGGGCAGGACAAAGCGGTCGCGTTCCGCAAGCGCCTCGTCGAGCTCGGCTCGGCGTACGTGAAGCTCGGGCAGGTGCTCTCGACGCGGCCCGATCTCCTGCCCGCGCCGTACATCCGCGAGCTCGAGCACCAGCCATTAAAGCTTCTCACGACGGTGTGCGTCCCGAAGTGACGCCCGGCTGACGGGCTCCCGTAGCTTCTGAAATAAGTCAGATGACCAAAAATCCGCCGGGAATACCCGTTACGACCCGGAACGAAATGGTGACGCAGGGGACAGCCCTTCCCGCGAGGTTCGCGTCGCGTGCACCAAACGCACGCGAAACCCTGGCGAGGAGGATGAATGTTGTCGAGAACCCGCAGTGCGCGCCCTCGGGCGCGAGGTCGCTGGAGAGAAGTCGGCAGGCACACGAGCGCTATTCTGGCTGCGCTCGCCATCGCGGCAAGTACGCTGGCCCTGGCTTGCGGCGGGGACGCACTGGCGCCGATCGCAAACGATGAGATCAGCGCCGCCAAGAATCCCCCCGGTCTCGGGCCGCTCGACGCCCGCAACGTCGGCGCGTATCACAACGCGTTCCTGGATTATGCCTATCCGCGGCTCCTCGATGCCGTGCGGCACGGCGCGGACCAGCGTAGAATCTGCAAAGTGATCGCTCAGGCCATGCGCGATTTCGTGGTAGCGCGAAACATTCCGGCGGATCCCGCTTCGATCCGTGACGACGTTGCCGGAGGCAGATGCGCCGGCTTGCGCCACCGTAAGCCCGGCGCTCGTTTCTCGCTCGCCGGGGACGGCACGCCGATACCCGAGCTTGACGCGTTGATTTCGGAGATGGCATATGCGGTGGAATCCGGCGTCTCGCAGGCGGAGATCGCGACCCTCTTCGAGCAGAAGGTGGCATACGCCAGGGCGAATTTTCCCGAGGCCGAAGCCGAAGTCGTGGTCGCCGCGGCATCGGTCGGGCTGAGCTCGGTCGAATACTGGGAAGCGAACTACTCCACGCAGGAGCAGGGGCTGCTCGACGCGATGTCGGCTGAGACGTACAACCGGATCGAGCTCGACGCCCCCCGGATCCCGGATAGCGGGTCGTCGTTCTCACGAGACCTCATCGCTCCGCCGGGCACCAGGCTCGACGGTTCCTTCTGGTCGAAGGCCCGCAAGGTCGGCGTTTCCGACCTGGCTGGCGCAGTCAAAGGCGGTATCAAGGGATGGTCCGGCGGATGGCAGGGTATCGCGGCCGGCGCAGCCATCGAGGGCGGTGCCGCGTCCGCAGGGACCCTGATATCCATAGTTCTCCAGTGACCCAAACCTGAGGGTTCGTATGACCAAGCGTGAGCAGCCTTTCAGTCTGGCGGTGCTGCAGGAGATCGTCATACTTCTTTCGTTCGTCGGCTGGGGCACCCTGATCTGGCTGGCCGAAGGATCGGGCGCCGATTGGTGGCGCGGCGCCATTCCACAGGTGGGGTCCGCATATGTCATCCGGTTCATAGTGGAGGCCTGGTTGACGTACCGCGGG is a window of Gemmatimonadaceae bacterium DNA encoding:
- a CDS encoding MFS transporter — protein: MSFFTDLSSEMIYPLLPLFLSTTLGASASFIGFIEGAAESAASLLKLASGWWSDRMRRRKPLVVAGYVLASAVRPLIGLAQSASQVLLLRVTDRVGKGIRTAPRDAMIAESVDPSIRGRAFGFQRALDHSGAVVGPVVAFLLLRELGLSLRVVFLLAGIPAVIAVVLVVVAVRERRPATPAPLVVATAPRLHGKFDKKFWVFLAAVLLFTLGNSTDAFLLLRATDLGVPISLVPLLWAYLHVVKSTTATIGGGLSDRFGRKPLLIAGWLLYAAVYFAFAVAMDAWHVWVLFGAYGLFFSLTEGAERALIADFVPAADRGSAFGWFHLAVGLGALPASVLFGLVWDRFGAAAAFTMGASLAIAATLALLAVHTGAPPNRAGPTVGVL
- a CDS encoding YbdD/YjiX family protein, with protein sequence MRTSLKAWLTRAGELVRTVIGAPSYEKYLEHMQLAHPNQTPLDREDFVCSRLHARYSKPGARCC
- a CDS encoding prolyl oligopeptidase family serine peptidase — protein: MLRFAFASLLLASPLFAQAPIASPPPLPAPTATQPFDLTIANLMRGPELYGRPPQQVAWSADNRWIYFRWVEPGADWRETPKPYRVRAAPGSKPERVADAQMDTVGPLLATGVLSARRDRRVVEYQGDLFVIVEGSGSVRRLTETVDRESDPRFSADGTRIFFVRDNNVFSVDVGGGSLRQHTDLRFGGAADSARRADSVRVTQRGFLEAQQLELFEAIRDRARADSIRRVDSISLATRRLQPIFLGKNERISSMSVSPRADAMVVVLTAQPEGARIAGVPQYVTESGYTDELRPRTKVGDTQGRSRIGFVSLPSGRTTWLRAFGGDTALGFTRAIGWNESGTHALLFSKSFDNKTRTIHTVDASGNMRAADVLRDTAWVAGPCFGCAGWYDEGRRIWYVSEADGYAHLYTSRPDGSDKRQLTSGRWEVHDVELSPDRRWFYLHTNEPSPFERHFYRMSVNGGARGRITGWSGGHEVTVSRDQRWLADVYSHVNQPPDLYLLENRAGAPMHRLTLSPSEEWRSFNWIKPEIVMIPASDGVQVPAHIYRPSDIGAQPNGAAVIFVHGAGYLQNVGNFWSQYPREYMFNQLLASKGYVVLDLDYRASAGHGRDWRTAIYRWFGGRDLQDQVDASRWLEREHGIPGERVGIYGGSYGGFITLMALFNEADRFGAGAALRSVTDWAHYNEGYTSNILNRPQEDSAAYRRSSPIYFAQGLQDPLVILHGMVDTNVHFQDVVRLTQRLIELGKTGWELAVYPVEDHAFVRPSSWTDEYRRIYEIFEENLPVRRVP
- a CDS encoding SprT-like domain-containing protein, which encodes MTAAVQLGLDLPAGGDDLPARLYALGLDPGVRVALTDNSTTMVSFGDGWLRVHRGYSSAGDEVVGAIVRFARAKRRDSRSEAKRVLLSYAAVLPGRRARARREATHPADEPYAARLTEAHAELNAQFFGGMLKSMAIGVSRRMKRKLGHYSLAAADRPAVIAIGRRHIRRDAWEDVIHTLLHEMVHQWQQESGLPVAHDRMFRAKCGEVGIDPRAVKTAERS
- a CDS encoding carbon starvation CstA family protein, with amino-acid sequence MRKLPSILLWTGVALAGAVAFAWLALSRGETISAAWLLVAAVSTYLVAYRFYSRFIAAKVFALDPARPTPALRLTDGCDYVPTHKWIVFGHHFATIAGPGPLVGPTLAAQFGFLPGALWIIVGVAVAGAVQDMVILAGSIRRDGKSLGQMAREEIGPVAGAAALLAVLGIMIIIVAVLGLVVVNALKVSPWGTATVIFTMPVAMFVGVYLRFIRPGRIIEASMIGLVLLVVAVYAGQWVADSATLAPMFTWSGRTLAWSLMAYGFAASVLPVWLLLAPRDYISAFVKIGVVVALAIGVLILLPPLRMPALTQFTDGTGPIFAGKIFPFAFVTIACGAISGFHSLVASGTTPKMIQNEADARFIGFGAMLTESLVAILALIAACVLEPGIFFAINAPASAIGATSASAAQAISSWGFTVTPDQIDVLTRNIQEQTVLSRTGGAPSLAIGMATIFSNVLGGASSMAVWYHFAIMFEALFVLTVLDSATRIGRFIVQDIGKNVWAPLGRASWYPAIVISSAIFVLMWGHFLYQGVVDPLGGINSLWPLFGISNQLLAAVALCVGTTIIIKMGKARYAWVTLVPLAWVATVTLSAGWIKIFAAEPRLGFLSHARWLSERIATGELPAGVATVAAARHMIFNDYLNALVAGAFMVAVVVVIVAAAHEWWLVLSGQKVAVSTEVPFDKAA
- a CDS encoding sugar phosphate nucleotidyltransferase, encoding MKVIIPLAGKGTRLRPHTHVTPKPLLKVAGKPVMAYVLDELKRLGDIDQIIYITGHLKEKVEEFARTYDFPSVFIEQKVQDGTAGAIALAREYVDEPVLIIFVDTIFDADLSLVHKTDADGIIWVKEVEDYQRFGVVVTDADGNMTRIVEKPKEPISRRANIGLYYVRNWKLLFEGLDHVLASPMNMGEYYLTDAFQYMIDKGAKIKVVDVAGWYDAGKIETLLDTNRVMLTKGYARKPAAHAGVKIVDPVYIEDDVTLKDSTVGPNVSIGKGSVIEGSELSHTIVGTGAKIRKSKLCNSLIGDETVLDGLRGEVTVGDNSEVRVT
- a CDS encoding metallophosphoesterase; the encoded protein is MSKEGVTTIFHISDLHFGRPAVPEQIEAIETMIQEGEFDVVAVSGDVSQRARAGEFQRAAVFLRDAQKVSQTIIVPGNHDVRWWRAPLGLGPYPKIFDAYKRWVCHDLEPVLSIPGLTLVGLNTSHGVTYRTLTLNVRDISIIGYVTRPQLATLREKFDRAPVDDARVVVMHHNPVKGELSQRHGLKNTQRILGAFAEMGVDVVLCGHDHQEAVHYIEHTRKGTVISTAGTVSNRSRGGRPSSVNLISVLPEATEVTTLVWSQKQGTFVRGPHQSFARAVPAKTA
- a CDS encoding cupin domain-containing protein; amino-acid sequence: MPAPTEDQKRDQTSTSDSAPRSGRVDVRVVPKPWGHETIWASTDRYVGKILHIKAGHALSIQYHTVKDETVHLLSGEIIFRVQTGPTENDLEDVRLRAGESFRITPHTVHQMEAVTDCDVLEASTAHLDDVVRLQDRYGREGTSQP